A stretch of DNA from Streptomyces xanthii:
CGGCGGTGCGGCAGCGGGACACGGCGTGGTCGCGGGCGCTGCTCGGGCCGCCGACGGCGCCGGGGGCGGCGGGGCCCGGGGCGGTGTCGCTCGCGGAGCGGGCCAAGTTGCTGGCCGCGTTGCCGGGGGCGGAGCGGGCCGCGTGGGTGGCGGCGTTCATCGCGGCGCACGGGTTGTCGGAGGCGTTCCAGCTGCTCGGGGTGTGCGGGACGCCGTGGGCGCCTGAGCTGGGGCGGGCCGTGGTGGACGCGCTGAACATCGCGCGGGACGCGGGCAGTTACCCCTGGAGCTTCAGCGGGGTGATGGGCCTGGCCGAGCGGTGCCTGGATCCGGAGGAGGCGGTGCGGCTGGAGGGGCTGACGGCGGCGGTCGACGAGCCGGAGGGGGCGGCGCCCGGGGCCGGCGGGTACTGGGCGGAGGCGTTCCAGCGCCTGGTCGGAACGTTGCGCCTGCGGCGGGCCATGCGGGACGAATTGGCTCCGCCGGTTGCGGGGTAGCCCGGCTTCCCGCCGTAGGGGCTTGGCGTCCTTGCCGGGTGCGGCCGGGTGGGGCTTCTCGCGCAGTTCCCCGCGCCCCTGAAATGCAGGCGCTTCGCGCCGCATTTCCCCGATGGGTCACCGCCCCGATGGAGGTAGCGGACGAAGTCCGCATCTCCAGGGGCGCGGGGAACTGCGCGAGAAGCCCCACCCGGCCGCACCGGAAACGCTCAGTCGGAGCTACGGCGCCGCCCCCGCCCCCCGGCCGGTTAGGCCGGTTCGCGGACGTTGCCCCGGACCCACTCCACGATGGACGCCGTGGTCGCCCCGGGCGTGAAGATCTCCGCGACACCCTTCTCCTTGAGCGGAGCGATGTCCGCCTCGGGGATGATCCCGCCGCCGAAGACCTTGATGTCCGCCGCGTCACGCTCGACGAGCAGTTCGATGACCCGGGCGAACAGCGTGTTGTGCGCGCCGGAGAGGATCGAGAGCCCGATCGCGTCGGCGTCCTCCTGGATCGCCGTGTCCACGATCTGCTCAGGCGTCTGGTGCAGGCCCGTGTAGATGACCTCCATACCGGCGTCACGCAGCGCCCGCGCGATCACCTTGGCCCCGCGATCGTGGCCGTCGAGTCCCGGCTTCGCGACGACCACGCGGATCGGACCGGCTGCCACACCCATCACTGCCTCCATGAAGTGACTGATCCCCGGGGCCCTGGACCGTCCCGGGTTCCGGGCGCCCGCTCCGGACACCCGCTTGCGGATACCCGATTCCGGACGCCCGAAGTGAACGAACGTTATCGACAGCATCCCGCAAGCGGCCGTTTCGCGGTGCGGAGCGAGGGGGAAATCACACGGTGGGACACGTTCACTGCGCATCGCGACCGTTCCGGGCGGCCCGCCCGCTCGTTCCGGATCCGAAGCGCGAGGAGCCGGAACAGAGATACGGACCA
This window harbors:
- a CDS encoding cobalamin B12-binding domain-containing protein, with product MGVAAGPIRVVVAKPGLDGHDRGAKVIARALRDAGMEVIYTGLHQTPEQIVDTAIQEDADAIGLSILSGAHNTLFARVIELLVERDAADIKVFGGGIIPEADIAPLKEKGVAEIFTPGATTASIVEWVRGNVREPA